A genomic window from Xyrauchen texanus isolate HMW12.3.18 chromosome 31, RBS_HiC_50CHRs, whole genome shotgun sequence includes:
- the LOC127625433 gene encoding uncharacterized protein LOC127625433 yields the protein MEKRVFRYQKLMRPSSEHCCVPSCVVSARYNSTVSFHSFPVEEDLRKKWIVKIRRDDFKVNKNTKVCSIHFKPDDFMEGTRLRRLKKGAFPTLFEWNRYQVQPPRSSLWERRERPLPPDPVSDVEQDMDFDVERTGHDYCSVPEAAAVDMVLHENEELTREIEDLRKQLDQTKIILRFGLQRFAGSDEDIRFYTRFATYNHLMAFWELIEPAMHRMIHVTNSKVTKEAGNTRALPAIDEFFLFMMHLALGLKQKDLGHRFHVHQATVSRIITTWANFLYFVLGSVCIWMPKERVRAHLPEEFHLFRDTQVILDCTEIRCQTPSSLLLQSEFFSNYKSHCTFKALIGMAPHGAITFVSGLYAGSISDRELFKQSGIFNLLTPDMAIMVDKGFLIDSLVPCKVHRPVFLTKGKQMLPHEVTHTQSVARLRVHVERLIRRVKEHKLFDTVIPLSISGSINQLFTVACLLVNYQCGPLVKAWSH from the exons ATGGAGAAACGGGTTTTCCGATATCAAAAGCTAATGAGACCTAGTTCGGAACATTGTTGTGTGCCGTCGTGCGTTGTGTCGGCAAGATACAACTCGACTGTGAGTTTTCATTCATTTCCCGTGGAAGAGGATCTCAGAAAAAAATGGATCGTTAAGATCAGGAGGGATGACTTCAaagtcaacaaaaacacaaaggtgtGTAGCATTCATTTCAAACCTGATGACTTTATGGAAGGGACTAGACTGAGACGTCTGAAAAAAGGTGCTTTCCCAACACTGTTTGAGTGGAACCGTTACCAAGTGCAGCCGCCGAGGTCGAGTCTTTGGGAACGGCGAGAGAGACCGCTGCCCCCTGATCCTGTTTCGGACGTAGAGCAAGATATGGACTTTGACGTGGAGAGGACTGGACACGATTATTGTTCAGTTCCCGAAGCTGCAGCTGTGGACATGGTATTACATGAAAATGAGGAGTTGACGAGGGAGATAGAAGATCTACGGAAGCAGTTGGACCAGACCAAGATCATACTTCGCTTTGGTCTCCAGAGATTTGCTGGGTCCGATGAGGACATACGCTTTTATACAAG ATTTGCAACCTATAACCACCTGATGGCCTTCTGGGAACTGATTGAACCGGCAATGCACAGAATGATTCATGTCACCAACTCCAAAGTCACCAAGGAGGCTGGAAACACTCGGGCACTTCCTGCAATAGATGAGTTCTTCCTGTTCATGATGCATCTTGCTTTGGGCCTCAAGCAAAAGGACCTTGGTCATCGCTTCCATGTACATCAGGCCACTGTGAGCCGCATCATAACAACCTGGGCCAACTTCCTGTACTTTGTCTTGGGGTCAGTGTGCATTTGGATGCCGAAAGAGAGAGTACGAGCCCATCTGCCAGAGGAATTTCATCTTTTCCGAGACACACAGGTTATCCTGGATTGTACTGAGATCCGCTGCCAAACACCTTCCTCATTGCTATTACAAAGTGAGTTTTTTTCAAACTATAAGTCTCACTGCACATTCAAGGCTTTAATAGGAATGGCACCTCATGGTGCAATAACATTTGTGTCTGGACTCTATGCAGGGTCTATAAGTGACAGggagttgttcaaacagtcagggaTCTTTAACCTTCTTACTCCTGACATGGCCATCATGGTGGATAAGGGCTTCTTAATTGACAGCCTAGTACCATGCAAAGTTCACCGGCCTGTTTTCCTGACCAAGGGAAAACAAATGCTACCTCATGAAGTGacacacactcagtctgtggCCAGGCTCAGGGTACATGTTGAACGTCTTATTCGTCGAGTGAAGGAGCATAAGTTGTTTGACACAGTCATCCCCTTGTCCATTTCTGGTAGCATAAACCAACTGTTTACAGTGGCATGTTTGCTTGTGAACTACCAATGTGGACCACTTGTCAAGGCATGGAGCCACTGA